The following coding sequences lie in one Vicinamibacterales bacterium genomic window:
- the frr gene encoding ribosome recycling factor, translating to MDVSDLKGLFGEVKTRMDGQLDHVRRELGGVRTGRASVNILDAVHVDAYGSALPLNQVASLSVPEPTLIVAQPFDPSLLGAIEKAIRGANLGLNPANDGKVVRIPLPALTEERRKEMSKLVHKFAEDGRNGVRQVRRDANDKLKKLLKDHTISEDDERKSLDEVQKITDQHVALIDDIQKKKDAELLGK from the coding sequence ATGGACGTCAGTGATCTGAAGGGGCTGTTTGGCGAAGTCAAGACGCGCATGGACGGTCAGCTCGACCACGTGCGCCGCGAGCTTGGCGGCGTGCGCACGGGCCGCGCCTCGGTCAACATCCTCGACGCCGTGCACGTCGACGCGTACGGCTCGGCCTTGCCGCTGAACCAGGTCGCATCGCTGTCGGTGCCGGAGCCAACGTTGATCGTCGCGCAGCCGTTCGATCCGTCGCTGCTCGGCGCGATCGAAAAGGCGATCCGAGGCGCCAACCTCGGCCTCAACCCCGCCAACGACGGCAAGGTCGTCCGCATCCCGCTGCCGGCGCTCACCGAGGAGCGCCGCAAGGAGATGTCGAAACTGGTGCACAAATTCGCCGAGGACGGGCGCAACGGCGTCCGCCAGGTGCGCCGCGACGCGAACGACAAGCTGAAGAAGCTCCTCAAGGACCACACGATCTCCGAAGACGACGAGCGCAAGAGCCTCGACGAGGTCCAGAAGATCACCGACCAGCACGTTGCCCTGATCGACGACATCCAGAAGAAGAAGGACGCGGAGCTGCTCGGAAAGTAG
- a CDS encoding threonine synthase — MSFFTDLQCSVPCSAERYDGRVEQHLCPTCGMPLLARYDLAAARAWRRDSLAGREASMWRYREMMPLFDGEQPVSLGEGWTPLIHSARLGAALGLPRLFVKDESLNPTNSFKARGLSAAVTRAKYLGARTLSVPSAGNAANAMAAYAAAAGIPARVFMPKDVKVPFIRECELYGADVTLVDGLITDAGRVAAEQGKPLGWYDVSTLKEPYRIEGKKTMAYELGEQLDWQFPDWIVYPTGGGTGMVGMWKAFEEMEAIGWKQPGRRPKMVSVQAEHCAPIVKAFDEGRERSELYPNARTVADGLRVPKAIGDFLVLRAVRESGGTALAVSDAEMVRDMKELGAMEGISAAPEGGAALSALKHLLARGLVASSDTVVLFNTGGALKYLDVLER, encoded by the coding sequence ATGAGCTTCTTCACCGACCTCCAATGCAGCGTCCCCTGCAGCGCTGAGCGCTACGACGGGCGGGTGGAACAACACCTCTGCCCCACATGCGGCATGCCGCTGCTCGCCCGCTACGACCTGGCCGCCGCGCGCGCCTGGAGGCGGGACTCGCTCGCCGGCCGCGAGGCGTCGATGTGGCGCTATCGCGAGATGATGCCGCTCTTCGACGGCGAGCAGCCGGTATCGCTTGGCGAAGGCTGGACGCCGCTCATTCACTCGGCGAGACTCGGCGCGGCGCTCGGACTCCCCCGCCTCTTCGTCAAGGACGAATCGCTCAATCCGACCAACTCGTTCAAGGCGCGCGGACTGTCGGCCGCGGTGACCAGGGCGAAGTACCTCGGCGCCAGGACGCTGTCCGTGCCGTCGGCTGGCAACGCCGCGAACGCGATGGCCGCCTATGCGGCGGCGGCGGGCATTCCAGCCCGGGTCTTCATGCCGAAGGACGTCAAGGTCCCCTTCATCCGCGAGTGCGAGCTCTACGGCGCCGACGTCACGCTCGTCGACGGCCTGATCACCGACGCCGGCCGCGTCGCCGCCGAGCAAGGCAAGCCGCTCGGCTGGTACGACGTCTCGACGCTGAAAGAGCCTTACCGCATCGAAGGAAAAAAGACGATGGCCTACGAGCTGGGGGAACAGCTCGACTGGCAGTTCCCCGACTGGATCGTCTATCCGACCGGCGGCGGCACCGGCATGGTCGGGATGTGGAAGGCGTTCGAGGAAATGGAAGCGATCGGCTGGAAGCAGCCGGGACGCCGGCCGAAAATGGTCTCGGTGCAGGCCGAGCACTGCGCGCCGATCGTCAAGGCCTTCGACGAAGGCAGGGAACGCTCGGAGCTCTACCCCAACGCGCGCACGGTGGCCGACGGCCTGCGCGTGCCGAAGGCGATCGGCGACTTCCTCGTCCTGCGCGCGGTGCGCGAGAGCGGTGGCACCGCGCTCGCCGTCTCCGACGCCGAGATGGTGCGCGACATGAAAGAGCTGGGCGCGATGGAGGGGATCAGCGCGGCACCCGAGGGCGGCGCGGCGCTCTCAGCGCTCAAGCACTTGCTGGCCCGCGGCCTCGTCGCCTCCTCCGACACCGTGGTGCTCTTCAACACCGGCGGCGCGCTCAAGTACCTCGATGTGCTCGAGCGGTAA
- the pyrH gene encoding UMP kinase — MTARYERVLLKLSGEALMGEHQFGIDPAVTTQIAKDIAEIQGLGVQVGVVIGGGNLFRGLAASAKGMDRATADYMGMLATVINGLALQDSLEKNGVTTRVLSAIEMRAVAEPFIRRRAVRHLEKGRVVVFAAGTGNPYFTTDTAAALRAMEIKADVILKGTKVDGIYTADPMLDPTATKYERISYIQVLGRGLKVMDATAISLCMDNKLPIVVFNLRTAGNIRRVITGETVGTTVTAE; from the coding sequence ATGACAGCGCGTTACGAGCGGGTCCTGCTGAAGCTCTCCGGTGAAGCCCTGATGGGGGAACACCAGTTCGGCATTGACCCCGCCGTGACGACCCAGATCGCCAAGGACATCGCCGAGATCCAGGGGCTCGGCGTCCAGGTCGGCGTGGTCATCGGCGGCGGCAATCTGTTCCGGGGCCTGGCGGCGAGCGCCAAGGGAATGGACCGGGCGACCGCCGACTACATGGGCATGCTGGCCACCGTGATCAACGGCCTGGCCCTGCAGGATTCTCTCGAGAAGAACGGCGTCACCACCCGCGTGCTGAGCGCCATCGAGATGCGCGCGGTCGCCGAACCCTTCATCCGCCGCCGCGCCGTCCGCCACCTCGAAAAAGGCCGCGTCGTCGTTTTCGCCGCCGGTACCGGCAATCCCTATTTCACGACCGACACCGCGGCGGCCTTGCGTGCGATGGAGATCAAGGCCGACGTGATCCTCAAGGGCACCAAGGTCGACGGCATCTATACCGCCGATCCGATGCTCGATCCGACGGCGACCAAGTACGAGCGCATCTCGTACATCCAGGTCCTCGGACGCGGCTTGAAGGTCATGGACGCGACCGCCATTTCCCTGTGCATGGACAACAAGCTGCCGATCGTGGTGTTCAACCTGCGCACGGCGGGCAACATCCGCCGCGTGATCACGGGCGAGACCGTCGGCACCACCGTCACCGCTGAATGA
- the tsf gene encoding translation elongation factor Ts has protein sequence MAITADQVKKLRDATGAGMMECKSALTEANGDFEGAMTLLRKRGLATAAKKAGRATSEGLIGHYIHMGGKIGVLVEINCESDFVARTDKFQELTREIAMHVAAASPTYVRREEVPADVIAREKDIYRDQVKDKPAQVIDKIVEGKLNSYYQQFCLLDQASVRDPNVTIGQLVQDAIRILGENITVARFVRMKVGEQTA, from the coding sequence TACCGCAGACCAGGTGAAGAAGCTCCGCGACGCGACCGGCGCGGGGATGATGGAGTGCAAGTCGGCGCTGACCGAGGCCAACGGCGACTTCGAGGGCGCGATGACGCTGCTCCGCAAGCGAGGCCTGGCGACGGCGGCGAAGAAGGCCGGCCGCGCCACCTCCGAGGGGCTGATCGGCCACTACATCCACATGGGCGGCAAGATCGGCGTGCTCGTCGAGATCAACTGCGAGTCCGATTTCGTGGCGCGCACCGACAAGTTCCAGGAGCTGACCAGGGAGATCGCGATGCACGTCGCCGCCGCCAGCCCGACCTACGTCCGCCGCGAGGAAGTGCCCGCCGACGTGATCGCTCGCGAGAAGGACATCTACCGCGACCAGGTGAAGGACAAGCCGGCGCAGGTGATCGACAAGATCGTCGAGGGCAAACTCAACAGCTACTACCAGCAGTTCTGCCTGCTGGATCAGGCTTCGGTGCGCGACCCCAATGTCACGATCGGGCAGCTCGTGCAGGACGCCATCCGCATCCTGGGCGAGAACATCACGGTCGCGCGCTTCGTCCGCATGAAGGTGGGCGAACAAACGGCCTGA